Proteins from a genomic interval of Papaver somniferum cultivar HN1 chromosome 4, ASM357369v1, whole genome shotgun sequence:
- the LOC113272763 gene encoding uncharacterized protein LOC113272763 produces MDLVVLVLMDSLMGTQGSGNDGKISFIANELQPTPRMIIVLKELTYGDLVTPSESSEELREGIVRCFRALLLRLHSSSNVFSICTQISSIFQTLLLNKSEPDECLVAFLQSQDASAAVGYWLLRHLKVGTDALAFFSPGVVSRFAKVLHMSKAMISGAGASTEAIDPTIRGLIEFFMIDLKDDAYLPGLGVPENDIFQSSSTKRR; encoded by the exons ATGGACCTGGTTGTTCTAGTTTTGATGGATTCGCTTATGGGCACG CAAGGCAGCGGCAATGATGGAAAAATTTCCTTCATTGCCAATGAGCTTCAGCCTACTCCAAGA atgatCATAGTGCTGAAAGAGTTAACTTATGGGGATTTGGTTACGCCATCTGAAAGTTCTGAAGAATTGCGAGAAGGGATAGTTAGGTGCTTTAGAGCTTTGCTTCTTAGGCTCCACTCCAGCTCAAATGTGTTTTCCATATGCACACAGATTTCTAGCATATTCCAAACACTATTACTAAATAAGTCAGAGCCAGATGAATGCTTGGTTGCATTTCTTCAGTCACAGGATGCTTCTGCTGCTGTTGGATACTGGCTCTTACGTCATCTCAAA GTTGGGACAGATGCACTAGCTTTCTTTTCACCTGGTGTTGTTAGCCGATTTGCAAAAGTTTTGCATATGTCGAAGGCAATGATAAGTGGTGCAGGTGCAAGTACAGAAGCAATTGATCCAACGATAAGAGGTTTGATAGAATTTTTCATGATAGACCTCAAAGACGATGCATATCTTCCTGGTCTTGGTGTACCTGAAAATGATATTTTCCAGTCCTCCTCAACCAAGCGAAGATAA